In Lagenorhynchus albirostris chromosome 14, mLagAlb1.1, whole genome shotgun sequence, one DNA window encodes the following:
- the LHFPL7 gene encoding LOW QUALITY PROTEIN: LHFPL tetraspan subfamily member 7 protein (The sequence of the model RefSeq protein was modified relative to this genomic sequence to represent the inferred CDS: substituted 1 base at 1 genomic stop codon): MVGSMWATLGLSLTCISALSLISPVWFQTTTFSFGVLTYCSWPQGNSWNQSCGTFRPPDDIPDFAWKVSAVMLLGGXLLLAFSAILFLSWALAPKGLCPGRGSGPMPGVQATAAIATIVGLLVFPIGLASPFAKEACLASSVYHGGQCQLGWGYVTAIFHTVLAGLLPMFRWLHVTEVQQRTILFSSDTESIILVPEMSK; encoded by the exons ATGGTGGGCAGCATGTGGGCAACTCTGGGGCTTTCCCTAACCTGCATCTCAGCCCTCAGCCTCATCTCTCCTGtctggttccagaccaccacttTCTCCTTTGGTGTCCTCACCTACTGCTCCTGGCCTCAGGGTAACAGCTGGAACCAGAGCTGTGGGACCTTCAGGCCCCCGGATGATATTCCTGACTTTGCCTGGAAG GTCTCAGCTGTGATGCTCCTTGGAGGCTGACTCCTATTGGCCTTCAGTGCAATTCTCTTCCTGTCCTGGGCCTTAGCCCCCAAAGGGCTGTGCCCAGGGAGGGGCAGTGGCCCAATGCCAGGGGTGCAGGCAACAGCAG CCATCGCCACCATTGTGGGCCTGCTGGTTTTCCCGATCGGCTTGGCCTCCCCCTTTGCCAAGGAAGCCTGCTTAGCCTCCTCTGTGTACCACGGTGGTCAGTGCCAGCTGGGCTGGGGCTATGTGACCGCCATCTTCCACACAGTCCTGGCCGGCCTCCTGCCCATGTTCAGGTGGCTCCACGTGACCGAGGTCCAGCAGAGGACCATCCTCTTCTCCAGTGACACTGAGAGCATCATCCTCGTGCCagaaatgagcaaataa